The Algiphilus sp. genome contains a region encoding:
- the fliG gene encoding flagellar motor switch protein FliG yields MVEALMERPAAGIGDGTHRAAVLLLSLGEAEAAEVLKHMSAREVQKLGAAMARMGPVTTEQAQQVISSFVAELDGQTSLGVGADEYVRRVLANALGEDKAGRLIDRILVGSQTKGLDALKWMDARAISDLVRNEHPQIVAIVLAYLEPDQAAEVLGLLSERTRADVVMRIATLEGIPPNALNELDEIMERQFSGNNNLKSSSVGGVKVAASILNFLDSSTETQLIEAVRDMDATLSERIEDLMFVFDDLATLDDRSIQRLLREVPGDKLPVALKGADARVREKITANISKRAAEMLLEDLEARGPVKVSDVEAAQKEILALARQLSDDGELTLGSKGGADEYV; encoded by the coding sequence ATGGTTGAGGCCCTCATGGAACGGCCGGCCGCCGGCATCGGCGACGGCACCCACCGCGCCGCGGTGCTTCTGCTGTCGCTGGGCGAGGCCGAGGCCGCCGAGGTGCTCAAGCACATGAGCGCGCGCGAGGTGCAGAAGCTCGGCGCGGCCATGGCGCGCATGGGGCCGGTGACCACCGAGCAGGCGCAGCAGGTCATCTCCAGCTTCGTCGCCGAGCTCGACGGCCAGACCTCGCTGGGCGTCGGGGCCGACGAATACGTGCGTCGCGTGCTGGCCAATGCGCTCGGCGAGGACAAGGCCGGCCGGCTCATCGACCGCATCCTGGTGGGCAGCCAGACCAAGGGCCTGGATGCGCTCAAGTGGATGGACGCGCGCGCCATCTCCGATCTGGTGCGCAACGAGCACCCGCAGATCGTCGCCATCGTGCTGGCCTATCTCGAACCCGACCAGGCCGCGGAAGTGCTGGGACTGCTGTCCGAGCGCACGCGCGCCGATGTGGTCATGCGCATCGCCACGCTCGAGGGCATTCCGCCCAACGCGCTCAACGAGCTCGACGAGATCATGGAGCGGCAGTTCTCCGGCAACAACAACCTGAAGTCGTCCAGCGTCGGCGGCGTCAAGGTCGCCGCCAGCATCCTCAACTTCCTCGATTCGAGCACCGAGACCCAGCTCATCGAGGCGGTGCGCGACATGGACGCGACGCTCTCCGAGCGCATCGAGGACCTCATGTTCGTGTTCGACGACCTCGCCACGCTCGACGACCGCAGCATCCAGCGCCTCCTGCGCGAGGTCCCCGGCGACAAGCTGCCGGTGGCGCTCAAGGGGGCCGATGCCCGCGTGCGCGAGAAGATCACCGCCAACATCTCCAAGCGCGCCGCCGAGATGCTGCTCGAGGACCTGGAGGCGCGCGGGCCGGTGAAGGTATCCGACGTCGAGGCCGCGCAGAAGGAGATCCTGGCGCTGGCGCGTCAGCTTTCCGACGACGGCGAGCTGACGCTGGGCAGCAAGGGCGGGGCGGACGAATATGTCTGA
- the fliE gene encoding flagellar hook-basal body complex protein FliE gives MDEMGINRVLSEMRALQARSTLPAAAPTPAAGAEAPQRSGFVDAMRDAVRGVNDRQADAARAADDFQLGRGDLATTMLKMQESGVAFRAAVEVRNRAVAAYQDIMNMPL, from the coding sequence ATGGATGAGATGGGGATCAATCGCGTACTGAGCGAGATGCGTGCGCTGCAGGCGCGCTCGACGCTGCCCGCCGCCGCGCCGACCCCCGCCGCCGGCGCCGAGGCGCCGCAGCGCAGCGGCTTCGTCGATGCCATGCGCGACGCCGTGCGCGGGGTCAACGACCGCCAGGCCGACGCCGCGCGCGCGGCCGACGATTTCCAGCTGGGGCGGGGCGATCTCGCCACCACCATGCTGAAGATGCAGGAGTCCGGCGTGGCCTTCCGCGCCGCCGTGGAGGTGCGCAACCGGGCGGTGGCGGCCTACCAGGACATCATGAACATGCCGCTGTAG
- a CDS encoding FliH/SctL family protein, producing the protein MSEAARRVALPDFGSGSRPPTTAELESVQARAYSEGWEKGHADGFAAGMQDVKAAAERLEALTAALASPLAAADDAVVEQLRDLALRIGARLARHTLAVDPDAVLGLVRDALEALVEGEGAAHVALHPQDRAGLPEDVALPATVQWHDDPDLPRGDVRVWRGAAGVDAGLDARLDTLARQWLDADQEMEA; encoded by the coding sequence ATGTCTGAGGCCGCCCGTCGCGTCGCGCTGCCGGACTTCGGATCCGGAAGCCGGCCGCCCACCACGGCCGAGCTGGAGAGCGTGCAGGCGCGCGCCTACAGCGAGGGCTGGGAGAAGGGCCACGCCGACGGTTTCGCCGCCGGCATGCAGGATGTGAAGGCCGCCGCCGAGCGCCTGGAGGCGCTGACCGCGGCGCTCGCGAGCCCGCTGGCGGCGGCGGACGACGCCGTCGTCGAGCAGCTGCGCGATCTCGCATTGCGCATCGGCGCGCGACTGGCCCGGCACACGCTGGCGGTCGACCCCGACGCGGTGCTGGGGCTGGTGCGCGACGCGCTGGAGGCGCTGGTCGAGGGCGAGGGCGCGGCGCATGTCGCGCTGCACCCGCAGGATCGCGCCGGGCTGCCCGAGGATGTCGCGCTGCCGGCAACGGTGCAGTGGCACGACGACCCCGATCTGCCGCGCGGCGACGTCCGCGTCTGGCGCGGTGCCGCCGGGGTCGATGCCGGTCTCGACGCCCGCCTCGACACGCTGGCGCGCCAGTGGCTGGATGCCGATCAGGAGATGGAGGCGTGA
- the fliF gene encoding flagellar basal-body MS-ring/collar protein FliF, protein MAQSPFQIVQQVPALKPVLLLAGLALAVAAGISVYMWSRGADWTPVATGLELRDSAEIVRSLEAVGIPARTADNGDAVSVPRTQLHAARMQLAGNDALGPDNGFAMLSESPGFGVSQFMESARYQYALETELGRTIASLSPVRSARVHLAVARESAFVRDASRASASVVVDLRPGRSLDAAQAQAIVNLVAASVPQMDPSAVTVVDSAGNLLSDPDGEGSVIAASRQQFDLARQTEALLASRIIGLAEALVGEGRVRAQVTVEHDVETRQLASERVQADPAAITSEQLREERGGEPAGAAAGAAANMPGNPDGAAPAPAPAADPDAPPSLREVSREYAVGREYSMTEQPAGALKRVSAAVLVDHVRVTAADGTVSTRPLEPAEMQQLRQLVEGAIGFDAQRGDRLSIEHARFADAVVPAAPEAAPIWERYLDDGWGTMLARNFGGVLVLLVLIFAVLRPTLRALLQPVTVQAVDEPETYPRLAGTVAPDEGDDAPEPEMREAPYERQLQVARTVVQTDPKRVAQLMRTWVGSDG, encoded by the coding sequence ATGGCGCAATCCCCGTTCCAGATCGTTCAGCAGGTCCCGGCGCTCAAGCCCGTGCTGCTGCTCGCCGGTCTCGCGCTCGCGGTCGCCGCGGGCATCAGCGTGTACATGTGGTCGCGCGGCGCCGACTGGACGCCGGTGGCCACCGGCCTCGAGCTGCGCGACTCCGCCGAGATCGTGCGCAGCCTGGAGGCCGTCGGCATTCCGGCCCGCACTGCCGACAACGGCGACGCGGTATCGGTACCCCGGACGCAGCTCCACGCCGCGCGCATGCAGCTCGCCGGCAACGACGCGCTGGGCCCGGACAACGGCTTCGCGATGCTGTCCGAGTCGCCCGGCTTCGGGGTCAGCCAGTTCATGGAATCGGCGCGCTACCAGTACGCGCTGGAGACCGAGCTCGGGCGCACCATCGCCAGTCTGTCGCCGGTGCGCAGCGCGCGCGTGCATCTGGCGGTGGCGCGCGAGTCCGCCTTCGTGCGCGACGCCAGCCGCGCCAGCGCCTCGGTGGTGGTCGACCTGCGCCCCGGGCGCAGCCTCGACGCCGCCCAGGCGCAGGCCATCGTCAATCTGGTCGCCGCCAGCGTGCCGCAGATGGACCCGTCCGCCGTCACGGTGGTGGACAGCGCCGGCAACCTGCTCTCCGATCCCGACGGCGAGGGGAGCGTGATCGCCGCCTCGCGCCAGCAGTTCGATCTCGCCCGTCAGACCGAGGCACTGCTGGCCTCCCGCATCATCGGCCTGGCCGAGGCCCTGGTGGGCGAGGGGCGTGTGCGCGCCCAGGTCACCGTCGAGCACGACGTCGAGACCCGTCAGCTCGCCAGCGAGCGCGTGCAGGCCGACCCCGCCGCCATCACCAGCGAGCAGCTGCGCGAGGAGCGCGGCGGCGAGCCCGCCGGCGCCGCAGCGGGCGCGGCCGCCAACATGCCGGGCAACCCCGACGGTGCCGCACCGGCACCCGCGCCCGCGGCGGATCCCGATGCGCCGCCGAGTCTGCGCGAAGTGTCGCGCGAGTACGCGGTGGGGCGCGAGTACAGCATGACCGAGCAGCCCGCCGGCGCGCTCAAGCGCGTCTCGGCGGCGGTGCTGGTCGACCATGTCCGGGTCACCGCTGCCGATGGCACCGTCAGCACGCGGCCCCTGGAGCCGGCCGAGATGCAGCAGCTGCGGCAGCTCGTCGAGGGCGCGATCGGCTTCGACGCCCAGCGCGGCGATCGCCTGAGCATCGAGCATGCCCGCTTCGCCGATGCCGTCGTGCCGGCGGCGCCCGAGGCGGCGCCGATCTGGGAGCGCTATCTCGACGATGGCTGGGGCACCATGCTCGCGCGCAACTTCGGCGGCGTGCTGGTGCTGCTGGTACTCATCTTCGCGGTGCTGCGCCCGACCCTGCGCGCCCTGCTGCAGCCGGTGACCGTGCAGGCGGTCGACGAGCCCGAGACCTATCCCCGGCTCGCCGGTACGGTGGCGCCCGACGAAGGCGACGACGCGCCCGAGCCCGAGATGCGGGAGGCGCCCTACGAGCGCCAGCTCCAGGTCGCCCGTACCGTGGTGCAGACCGATCCCAAGCGGGTCGCCCAGCTGATGCGGACCTGGGTGGGCAGCGATGGTTGA
- a CDS encoding FliI/YscN family ATPase — translation MRGRLEAIAGTVPPEPGFVRSGRLRRAVGLTLEAEGCSAPLGSRVRIAVADGRDIAAEVVGFAHGRTLLMPLDNPVGLLPEAAVAQRAGGAVARIGPDWLGRVVDANGRALDGRADPRGTRPADAAPAPINPLARRAITTPLDVGVRAVNGVLTLGRGQRVGLFAGSGVGKSTLLGMMTRNTTADVVVVGLIGERGREVGDFVHDTLGAEGMTRACVVAAPADAPPLARLRGAWLATAVAEYFRDQGRSVLLLMDSLTRFAHAGREIGLATGEAPATRGYPPSALARLPQLVERAGNGDGTGSITAIYTVLVDGDDLQDPVADAARAVLDGHIVLSRGIAESGRFPAIDVEASVSRVADAVTDQPQQHAARRLRRLLAAHSRHRDLITIGAYKQGTDADTDEALARWSRIEAFLRQDRGEVADMAASQQALEAIFQEQQT, via the coding sequence CTGCGCGGACGTCTCGAAGCGATCGCCGGCACCGTGCCGCCCGAGCCCGGCTTCGTGCGCAGCGGCCGCCTGCGCCGCGCAGTCGGCCTGACGCTGGAGGCCGAGGGCTGCAGCGCGCCGCTGGGGTCGCGGGTGCGCATCGCGGTCGCCGACGGGCGCGACATCGCCGCCGAGGTGGTGGGTTTCGCGCACGGGCGCACGCTGCTCATGCCGCTGGACAACCCGGTCGGACTGCTGCCGGAGGCCGCGGTGGCCCAGCGGGCCGGCGGCGCCGTGGCGCGCATCGGTCCCGACTGGCTCGGGCGCGTGGTCGACGCCAACGGGCGCGCCCTCGACGGCCGCGCCGATCCGCGCGGCACGCGGCCCGCCGATGCCGCCCCGGCGCCGATCAATCCGCTCGCGCGTCGTGCCATCACCACGCCGCTCGACGTCGGCGTGCGCGCGGTCAACGGCGTGCTGACGCTCGGCCGCGGCCAGCGCGTCGGACTCTTCGCGGGCAGCGGCGTCGGCAAGTCGACGCTGCTCGGCATGATGACGCGCAACACCACCGCCGATGTGGTCGTCGTCGGGCTCATCGGCGAGCGCGGTCGCGAGGTCGGCGATTTCGTGCACGACACCCTGGGCGCCGAGGGCATGACCCGCGCCTGCGTCGTCGCGGCGCCCGCCGATGCGCCGCCGCTGGCGCGGCTGCGCGGTGCCTGGCTGGCGACGGCGGTGGCGGAGTACTTCCGCGATCAGGGGCGGTCGGTGCTGCTGCTCATGGACTCGCTGACCCGCTTCGCTCACGCCGGCCGCGAGATCGGTCTCGCCACCGGCGAGGCGCCCGCCACGCGCGGCTATCCGCCGTCGGCGCTGGCGCGCCTTCCGCAGCTGGTCGAGCGTGCCGGCAACGGTGACGGCACCGGCAGCATCACCGCCATCTACACCGTGCTGGTCGACGGCGACGATCTGCAGGACCCGGTCGCCGACGCCGCGCGCGCCGTCCTCGACGGCCACATCGTGCTGTCGCGCGGCATCGCGGAGTCGGGACGGTTTCCCGCCATCGACGTCGAGGCATCGGTCTCGCGCGTTGCCGATGCGGTCACCGATCAGCCGCAGCAGCACGCCGCGCGTCGGTTGCGGCGCCTGCTGGCCGCGCACAGCCGCCACCGTGACCTCATCACCATCGGTGCCTACAAGCAGGGCACCGATGCCGATACCGACGAAGCGCTGGCGCGCTGGTCGCGCATCGAGGCCTTCCTGCGGCAGGACCGCGGCGAAGTGGCCGACATGGCGGCATCGCAGCAGGCGCTGGAGGCCATCTTTCAGGAGCAGCAGACGTGA
- the fliJ gene encoding flagellar export protein FliJ encodes MTGTRPLDAVARVRRVHEDAAARELAAAQERARAESARASELLGYLHEYEAAPVRASAQWLANRTVFLGRLQEAVRAQAARLQQAEAAVEACRTRYMLARQDRDVLDRLQAGYQRAADHEARRRAQDALDDWAGSRCRASA; translated from the coding sequence GTGACCGGAACCCGTCCCCTCGATGCCGTCGCCCGTGTCCGCCGCGTCCACGAGGATGCCGCCGCCCGCGAGCTCGCCGCCGCGCAGGAGCGCGCCCGCGCCGAATCCGCGCGGGCCAGCGAGCTGCTCGGCTATCTGCACGAATACGAAGCCGCGCCGGTGCGCGCGTCGGCGCAGTGGCTGGCCAACCGGACCGTGTTCCTCGGGCGGCTCCAGGAGGCGGTGCGCGCGCAGGCAGCCCGCCTGCAGCAGGCAGAGGCGGCGGTCGAGGCCTGCCGCACGCGCTACATGCTGGCGCGCCAGGATCGCGACGTGCTCGACCGGCTGCAGGCCGGCTATCAGCGCGCCGCGGACCACGAGGCCCGCCGCCGTGCGCAGGACGCGCTCGATGACTGGGCCGGCAGTCGTTGCCGGGCGAGTGCATGA
- a CDS encoding flagellar hook-length control protein FliK, with the protein MTPAVGAAPPAPPPAGPPRRAASDDGAPFARLMADSAGDAAPASATRRPASEADGESTQAHVAEAAAGTAAERPEPRTTEGAGRAPAALSAEGDGAVPPGGRPEADAPAAAAATAVPPPPAAEAPVRAERAPPASADVGDGAATAARVRPPDAGGRTVDRAGIDAQASGPRPPADEGARAAVAPRTEAAAAAPAHPQADGPRAAPSPTEPLPRALREAVMRAMRGEGGTSPAGATSAPGVGAEASAPAAVPAAAPSPVGQAPQVSPPMAAPALPTTTAAPQQLAEAAARVMVEAATEGRWQASLRLDPPELGRLDIQLGRSEQGALSAHFVAATAGARAALEQAMPLLQQQLAGQGLQLGDASVSQQHTGGGASTGGQRDAAGHGAGGPDDSGEPPSVPITASALRARGLFEGWA; encoded by the coding sequence ATGACGCCGGCGGTCGGCGCGGCACCGCCGGCGCCGCCGCCGGCGGGACCTCCGCGGCGAGCGGCGAGCGATGACGGCGCGCCCTTCGCGCGCCTGATGGCCGACAGCGCCGGTGATGCGGCGCCGGCGTCCGCGACGCGGCGACCGGCAAGCGAAGCGGATGGCGAGTCGACTCAAGCACATGTCGCCGAAGCGGCGGCCGGCACCGCTGCCGAGCGGCCGGAGCCGAGGACCACCGAAGGGGCCGGCAGGGCACCGGCGGCGTTGTCCGCCGAAGGCGACGGTGCCGTACCGCCGGGCGGCCGGCCCGAAGCCGATGCGCCCGCGGCAGCGGCGGCCACGGCCGTACCGCCTCCGCCGGCCGCGGAAGCGCCGGTGCGCGCGGAACGCGCACCCCCGGCTTCGGCGGACGTCGGCGACGGTGCCGCTACGGCCGCGCGCGTCCGCCCCCCCGATGCCGGAGGCCGGACCGTCGATCGCGCCGGCATCGATGCGCAGGCGTCCGGGCCGCGACCGCCCGCCGACGAGGGTGCACGCGCTGCCGTTGCGCCGCGCACCGAAGCGGCCGCGGCCGCACCCGCACACCCGCAGGCCGACGGGCCGCGTGCCGCGCCATCGCCGACCGAGCCGCTGCCGCGCGCGCTGCGCGAGGCGGTCATGCGCGCGATGCGCGGCGAGGGCGGTACGAGCCCGGCGGGTGCCACGTCCGCACCGGGCGTCGGTGCTGAGGCCTCGGCGCCGGCGGCGGTGCCTGCCGCCGCGCCCTCGCCGGTCGGACAGGCACCGCAGGTGTCTCCGCCGATGGCGGCGCCGGCGCTGCCGACGACCACCGCGGCGCCGCAGCAGCTTGCCGAGGCGGCCGCGCGCGTCATGGTGGAGGCGGCCACCGAGGGCCGCTGGCAGGCGAGTCTGCGGCTCGATCCGCCCGAGCTCGGGCGCCTGGACATCCAGCTGGGGCGGAGCGAGCAGGGTGCGCTGAGCGCGCATTTCGTGGCCGCCACCGCCGGCGCGCGCGCGGCCCTCGAGCAGGCGATGCCGCTCCTGCAGCAGCAGCTCGCCGGGCAGGGCCTGCAGCTCGGCGACGCGTCGGTTTCCCAGCAGCACACCGGCGGCGGCGCGTCGACGGGCGGGCAGCGGGACGCCGCCGGGCACGGCGCGGGCGGACCCGACGACAGCGGCGAGCCACCGTCCGTCCCCATCACCGCCTCCGCTCTTCGGGCGCGCGGCCTGTTCGAGGGCTGGGCCTGA